The Clostridium aceticum genomic interval CCAAAGCATACAGCAGGCTTTAGGAGATAAGAAGGGGATTACCCGCTATGCAACAGTTTTTACCCCTATGGACGAGGCTCTTTCCATGGTGGCTATTGACATTAGCGGTCGCCCTTATCTTCACTACGAGGCAGACTTTGCAGGAGAAATGGTGGGAAGTTTTGAAGTACAATTGGTGGAGGAATTCTTTAGAGCAGTGGCCTTTAATAGTGGCATGACACTGCATGTCAGAAACCTTTACGGAAGAAATAATCATCATATGATAGAGAGCATGTTTAAGGCCTTTGGCAGGGCTTTGGATGCTGCTACTAGATTAGATCCACGGATAGAAGGGGTCATGTCCACCAAGGGACAGTTGTAAATAGATAGGGGTGAAGGAAATGATTGGCATTATTGATTATGGCATGGGAAACTTAAGAAGTGTAGAAAAGGCCTTTGAAAAAATGGGATACAAGGCTTTTGTATCCGATAAGATCGAGGAGCTAAAGGAAGCGAAAGGATTAATCATTCCAGGGGTAGGCGCTTTTTATGATGCCATGAAAAACTTAAAGGAAAAAGGCTTAGAACCTTGGCTATTAAAAGAAGTAGAAAAGGGAAAGCCATTTCTAGGAATATGTTTAGGGATGCAGATTTTGTTTTCCTATGGTTATGAAGTAGAAAAAACAAAAGGCCTAGATATGATTTTAGGGGATATTGTAAAAATTCCTGCCGGTAGAAAGATCCCTCATATGGGGTGGAATCAACTAAACATTACGGAAGACAGTAAAATTTTAAAGGGGATTGAGAGCAA includes:
- the hisB gene encoding imidazoleglycerol-phosphate dehydratase HisB, producing MEKRQSSLKRTTAETDIHINIDIDGKGKNCIRTGIGFFDHMLQQIAKHGFLDLNIEAKGDLEVDFHHTVEDVGILLGQSIQQALGDKKGITRYATVFTPMDEALSMVAIDISGRPYLHYEADFAGEMVGSFEVQLVEEFFRAVAFNSGMTLHVRNLYGRNNHHMIESMFKAFGRALDAATRLDPRIEGVMSTKGQL
- the hisH gene encoding imidazole glycerol phosphate synthase subunit HisH, whose amino-acid sequence is MIGIIDYGMGNLRSVEKAFEKMGYKAFVSDKIEELKEAKGLIIPGVGAFYDAMKNLKEKGLEPWLLKEVEKGKPFLGICLGMQILFSYGYEVEKTKGLDMILGDIVKIPAGRKIPHMGWNQLNITEDSKILKGIESNQYVYFVHSYYVKPHEKHVVKAVTDYGIDLPAVVEKGNIYGLQFHPEKSGDTGLKILKNFGELIG